CCGGCGTCGCGGTAACGCGCGACGAAGCGGTCGCGCTGGCGATGGAGGATCGTCCCGGTCTCGTGCTCGCCGACATTCAGTTGGCCGACGACAGCTCGGGCATCGACGCGGTCAAGGACATCCTGGCCGAGTTCGAAGTGCCGGTGATCTTCATCACGGCATTCCCGGAGCGCCTGTTGACCGGCGAGCGTCCCGAGCCAACTTTCCTGATCACCAAGCCGTTCCAGCGTTCGACGGTCAAGGCCGCGATCGCGCAGGCATTGTTCTTCGACCAGGCGACCGTTCCCGCCGTTTGAGGGAACCCATTCGCGCCTCCGGGGTTAGGGTTCCATACGATACGGAATCACAACGACAATAGCCCGGGGGCGCTTATGGCAGACGAAGACCGCATTGAAGTTACCGCACAGGAAGCGCGCGGCGGCGTAACGCCGCATGTGACTCGCTATGTGCTCGGCATCTCGCTCATGCTGGTCGTGGTGATCTTTGCCGCGTTGCTGATATTCTTCCAGCGTTGAACGCCGACAGTGCCGGAATGTTGGACTTCGGCGTCCGGCATACCCATGTCCCTGACTATACCCAATTGCACCCCTTGCGAGACCGGAATTCATGAGCGACGCATTCGATCAAGACGAGGACGATGGCGCGCCCGAGATCGTCGAGCACGTTTCGCTGTCGGACCCCGAGTTCAAGGCGCAATTGGCGCAGGTGATCCCGCATCTTCGCGCGTTCGGTCGGTCGCTTTCAGGCAATCGCGATCTTGCTGACGATTTGGTGCAGGAAACGCTGATGAAGGCATGGGCGGCGCGTTTGCGCTTCCAGGCGGGCACCAACATGCGCGCGTGGACGTTCATCATCCTGCGCAACCTGTATCTGAGCCAGATGCGCCGCGCGCGTTTCAAGGGCGAGTGGGACGATCTGGTCGCGGACCGGATCCTTGCCGCACCCGCCAGCCAGGACAAGCATGTCGAGCTTGGCGATATGCAGCGCGCATTGCTGCATTTGCCGCAACCACAGCGCGAAGCGCTGATCCTGGTCGGTGCAGGCGGGTTCGCCTATGAAGAGGCGGCAGAAATCTGCGGTGTCGCGGTCGGCACGATCAAGAGCCGTGTGGCGCGCGGTCGTGTGGCGCTGGAAGCGGTAATGAACGATAATACGCTCGCATCGCGTCGCACCCACTCCAACGAGCCCGGCATGTCCGCGCTCGACACGATCATGGACGAAGTCGACGAACTCAGTCGAAATCGTTGATTACGAGCGGGCCGGCAAGATTTCGATCAGGTCGAGTTGCTGAATCAAGTCCGAGAATTGTTCGTAAGCCGTCAATTCGGTTGCGTATGCGGCGCGAAGCGTTGCCGACAAGACATCGGACGCCCGCGGGGCCGCCAAGACATAGTCGCAGGAACTGGCGGTCGGGACATAAGAGGCGCTGTACATTGACATGAAGCGATAACGGTCGAAGAGGCGGTTTGTTGCCTGTCTATTGTCCCGCTCTGGCCGAAGGCCGTTTTGTCCGGTGAAGAACACGGTTTCAGATCAACATGTTGTCGCCGCCGCAGCGCGTGCGAGACGCTTTGCGCCGTTCCTCGCGATGCTGCTCGATCGCGAACCGGCGATGGCCGCGATGTTCGCCGCGGGCGTGCTGCCTGACCTTTTAGATCTGTATTTGGAAATGCCCGATGCACCTCCGGCACAGCGCTTGCGGCTCGCACGACGGCGCCTTGCGCTGCGCGTCGCGATCGGCGATCTGGCAGGGTGCGACGACCTGACCGCGGTGACGCATGCACTGTCGGATTTCGCCGACCACGCGCTCGATACCGCGATCCGTGCCGCGATCGAGGAACGGACGCCGGGCGCGGAGCCGTGCGGCTTCACCGCGATCGCGCTTGGCAAGCAGGGCAGTCGCGAGCTCAATTATTCCTCCGACATCGATCCGATCCTGCTGTTCAACCCCGCCACCCTGCCATGCCGACCGCGCGAGGCGCCGGAGGACGCGGCGGTACGGATCGCCCGGCGTGTCGTCGAGATCCTGCAGACGCGCGATGGCGATGGCTATGTGCTGCGCGTCGATCTGCGGCTTCGCCCGTCGCCCGAGGTTACGCCGATCGCCTTGTCGGTCGATGCCGCGATTTCTTATTACGAGTCGCTCGCTTTGCCGTGGGAGCGCGCTGCCTTCATTCGCGCGCGAGCAGCGGCGGGCGACATCGCGCTTGGGGAGAGTTTCCTCGCGACCGTTGCGCCGTTTGTCTGGCGCTGTGCGCTCGATTTCGGCGCGATCGGCGAAATTCGCGGTATTTCGCGCCGCATTCGCGATCATTATGCGCAGGGGCAGGCATTTGGCCCGGGGTTCGATCTGAAACGCGGGCGCGGCGGCATTCGCGAAGTCGAATTCTTCACGCAGATTCACCAATTAATTCACGGCGGCCGCGATCCGGCACTGCGTGTGCCCGATACGCGCACCGCACTGGCGGCATTGGCGGCGGCGGGCTGGGTCGACGCGCAAGAGGCGGCGGCGCTCAGCGCGGCCTACACTCTGTACCGCACGATCGAGCACCGCGTGCAGATGATCGAGGATCGCCAGACCCACGCGCTGCCGAGCGGCGCTGCGCTCGATGCGGTCGCGTGCCTGCACGGGCTGGCGGACGGTGCGGCGCTGCTCGATCTGCTGCGCCCGCATGTCGTGGCGACTGCGCGCAGCTATGACGCGCTCGACCCGGACGAGGGCGACGCGTTGTCGTTCGATGCCGATCATCTCGCGGGTCAGCTCGCTGCCGCAGGGTTCGACACGAATGAAGTCGCCGCGCAGCGGATCGCGCAGTGGCGCGGCGGGGCCTATCCGGCGCTGCGCAGTGCAGCGGCGCGCGCGGCGTTGGAGGCGGTCTTGCCCGGCCTTATCACCGCGCTCGGGAGTTCGCCCGATCCGCAAGGAGCGATCGTTCGGCTCGACCGAATGCTCGCGCGGCTGACCAGCGCGGTCAATTTCTTCCGCTTGATCGAGGCTCGGCCAGCGCTTGGGCGCTTGCTTGGGCTGATCCTGAGCCATGCGGAGACGCTCGCCGAGGATCTCGCGCGGCGGCCGGAACTGTTCGATGGGCTGATCGATGCGAGCGCGCTGGACCCGGTCGGCGACGTCGTAGCGCTTGCTGCCGAAATGACGGGTCGCGCGGATTATCAGGCGCAACTCGATTACGTTCGCCGCGTGGTGGGGGAGAAGCGCTTCGCGCTCGGTACACAGATCATCGCCGGCGCGGCTGATCCGCTCGACGTGTCGGCGGGCTATGCGCGCGTCGCCGAAGCCGCGATTTGTGTCCTGACCCAAGCGACAATCGCGGAATTCGCCGCCGTGCATGGGTACGTTCCTGGCAGCGAACTGCTCATCCTGGCGCTCGGGCGGATGGGCGGCGGCGCGCTCACCCATGCCTCCGATCTTGACCTGATCTATCTGTTCACCGGCGATTATCTGGCGGAGTCCGACGGGCGAAAGCCGCTCGGCGCGGTGCTGTATTACAATCGCCTGGCGCAGCGGATCAGCGCCGCGCTGTCGGTGCCGACCGCATCGGGGCCGCTCTACGAAATCGATACGCGGTTGCGCCCGTCGGGGACGCAGGGGCCGCTGTGCGTGTCGCTCGACGGCTTCGCGCGGTATCAGCGCGAGAGTGCTTGGACATGGGAGCATATGGCACTCGCGCGTGCGCGGCCGGTGTTCGGGTCCGAGGAAGCGCGTTCGGCCGTGGCGGGCATCATCGACGCCGTGCTGCGCGGCGACCGGCCGAAGCGCGACGTGATCGTCGAGGCGACCGCGATGCGCGCCGATATGGCGCGGCACAAGCCGCCGCTCGGACCACTCGATGCGAAATTGCTGCCGGGCGGATTGGTCGATCTCGAATTTGCGGTGCACATGGTCCAGCTCGAAAGCGGGCAAGGGCTGGATCCCAATTTGCGCATCGCGATCGCCGCGCTGATCGTAGCCGGCAAGGCGCCGCCGGAGATGATCGCGGCGTATGACCTGCTCGCGCGGCTACTGGTGACGCTGCGGCTGGTCGCGCCCGATGCGCAAATACCCGGTACGGTCACGCAGGATCTGATCGCGCGCGCAGTGGGGATGGCCGATTGGCCAAGCGTGGTTGCGTCGCTCGATACGATTCGGCAGGACGTTGCGCGCTGGCTCGCAAAGGTAGAGGGGATCGAGATATGACCATCCAGGATGGCGCATTACTGCCCGCGATCGACTTGATCGCACCGGACGGCAGCGCGATCCACCTCGCCGACTATGCCGGCGCTCCGTTCGTGTTGTATTTCTACCCCAAGGACGACACGCCCGGTTGTACGAATGAGGCGAAGGATTTCAGCCGCCTGTTGCCGGAGTTTGAGGCCGCGGGCGCGAAGGTCCTTGGCGTCTCGGGCGATACGCCGGCCAAGCACCAGAAGTTCACCGCAAAGTATGAGCTGACCGTCCCGCTGGCGAGCTATGAGGGCGATGAAGCACTGACGGCTTTCGGCGTTTGGGTCGAAAAGAAGCTCTACGGTAAAACCTATATGGGCGTCGACCGGTCGACCTTCCTGTTCGATTCGAACGGTGTTCTGGTGCGAAGCTGGCGCAAGGTGCGCGTGCCGGGTCATGCCGACGAAGTGCTGCTCGCGCTGCGCGCGTTGGCCTAAGAAAAAGACGCCCGATTCAAAGGCGTTTTCCGAATCGGCCCAGCAGTTAATCCTGCATTCAACGACTCGCCGTGTGGTTGTGCCGCTTCAACGCGCTGCACCGCCGAATGTCTTGCTTGCCTCCTACAATGTCAGTCACACACTTCTCGTCCGAGTGCAGGGGGGCTGCAGGCGGGCAATAGAGGGGCGGGCGCTGGCATTATCCGGCAATCGCGTAACGGTCGCTGGGGTCACATGAACTCACTTTCTATTGCTTCGGGTGTGCAACTGGTGTCGCGACTCAAGACCTATTTCAAAACCCGCGACTTTATTTTTCACGACGGGCGTGACCTCCAACGCTTCAGCATCGGCGGGCGGACGCAAGCCGCAGTCGCCAGCGTGGCCGCCATCACCCTGTGTTTTTCGGCTTATGGCGTGGCGCAGGCTGCGGTCGGTGCGGTCGCGCTGAGCGGGATCGTCGATGCGCCGCTCTCGCCCGAAGCCAAGGTCGCGCAGATGCAAGT
Above is a genomic segment from Sphingomonas sp. HMP6 containing:
- a CDS encoding sigma-70 family RNA polymerase sigma factor yields the protein MSDAFDQDEDDGAPEIVEHVSLSDPEFKAQLAQVIPHLRAFGRSLSGNRDLADDLVQETLMKAWAARLRFQAGTNMRAWTFIILRNLYLSQMRRARFKGEWDDLVADRILAAPASQDKHVELGDMQRALLHLPQPQREALILVGAGGFAYEEAAEICGVAVGTIKSRVARGRVALEAVMNDNTLASRRTHSNEPGMSALDTIMDEVDELSRNR
- a CDS encoding DUF294 nucleotidyltransferase-like domain-containing protein, whose amino-acid sequence is MLLDREPAMAAMFAAGVLPDLLDLYLEMPDAPPAQRLRLARRRLALRVAIGDLAGCDDLTAVTHALSDFADHALDTAIRAAIEERTPGAEPCGFTAIALGKQGSRELNYSSDIDPILLFNPATLPCRPREAPEDAAVRIARRVVEILQTRDGDGYVLRVDLRLRPSPEVTPIALSVDAAISYYESLALPWERAAFIRARAAAGDIALGESFLATVAPFVWRCALDFGAIGEIRGISRRIRDHYAQGQAFGPGFDLKRGRGGIREVEFFTQIHQLIHGGRDPALRVPDTRTALAALAAAGWVDAQEAAALSAAYTLYRTIEHRVQMIEDRQTHALPSGAALDAVACLHGLADGAALLDLLRPHVVATARSYDALDPDEGDALSFDADHLAGQLAAAGFDTNEVAAQRIAQWRGGAYPALRSAAARAALEAVLPGLITALGSSPDPQGAIVRLDRMLARLTSAVNFFRLIEARPALGRLLGLILSHAETLAEDLARRPELFDGLIDASALDPVGDVVALAAEMTGRADYQAQLDYVRRVVGEKRFALGTQIIAGAADPLDVSAGYARVAEAAICVLTQATIAEFAAVHGYVPGSELLILALGRMGGGALTHASDLDLIYLFTGDYLAESDGRKPLGAVLYYNRLAQRISAALSVPTASGPLYEIDTRLRPSGTQGPLCVSLDGFARYQRESAWTWEHMALARARPVFGSEEARSAVAGIIDAVLRGDRPKRDVIVEATAMRADMARHKPPLGPLDAKLLPGGLVDLEFAVHMVQLESGQGLDPNLRIAIAALIVAGKAPPEMIAAYDLLARLLVTLRLVAPDAQIPGTVTQDLIARAVGMADWPSVVASLDTIRQDVARWLAKVEGIEI
- a CDS encoding peroxiredoxin, which produces MTIQDGALLPAIDLIAPDGSAIHLADYAGAPFVLYFYPKDDTPGCTNEAKDFSRLLPEFEAAGAKVLGVSGDTPAKHQKFTAKYELTVPLASYEGDEALTAFGVWVEKKLYGKTYMGVDRSTFLFDSNGVLVRSWRKVRVPGHADEVLLALRALA